The following are encoded together in the Pedobacter steynii genome:
- the treF gene encoding alpha,alpha-trehalase TreF, whose amino-acid sequence MSSHLFYIEDLQELFSDVQLKRIFADQKFFPDCLPKFAATEIVAKYRIQKSKPDFDLLAFVKANFILPPNEEDGMVAQEDNPVSHIHLLWDKLTRKTEAEFSSLIQLPHQFVVPGGRFREFFYWDSYFTMLGLQVSGRIDLIENMVDNFAYLISEFGFIPNGNRSYFLSRSQPPFFSLMVELLAEEKGESCYLKYLSQLKIEYAFWMGGAEGLSLSEPASAHVVMMPDGELLNRFWDKENTPRPEGFYEDLEIFNHAVEGREDLYRNIRAACASGWDFSGRWFTDGQDIRTIRTTDLIPADLNSLLWHLEFTLAKSARLANDGLEAENYTKKATRRLLAIRKYLWNEEKGGYFDYDFKGNVSSEAWSVAMAFPLFFGLANETEATRVLQHLQGIFLKDGGLLTTPNVTGQQWDAPNGWAPLQWIGYRAALNYGALSLASGIAKNWIGTVERVFRTTGKMMEKYNVTDTSLAAGGGEYPNQNGFGWTNGVYLKMKMSE is encoded by the coding sequence ATGTCGAGCCATTTATTTTATATTGAAGATTTACAGGAGCTATTTTCTGATGTTCAGCTAAAAAGGATCTTTGCTGATCAGAAGTTTTTTCCCGACTGTTTACCAAAGTTTGCTGCCACTGAAATTGTAGCAAAATACCGTATCCAGAAAAGCAAACCAGATTTTGACCTCCTGGCTTTTGTAAAAGCCAATTTCATATTGCCCCCCAATGAAGAAGATGGTATGGTTGCACAGGAGGATAATCCGGTGAGCCATATCCATCTTTTATGGGATAAACTGACCAGAAAAACGGAAGCTGAATTTAGCTCTCTGATTCAGCTCCCTCATCAATTTGTGGTTCCGGGAGGCAGGTTCCGGGAATTTTTTTACTGGGACAGTTATTTTACCATGTTAGGACTACAGGTATCCGGAAGAATCGACCTGATTGAAAATATGGTGGATAATTTTGCCTACCTGATCAGTGAGTTTGGTTTCATTCCAAATGGAAACAGGAGCTATTTCCTCAGTCGCTCGCAGCCTCCTTTCTTTTCTTTAATGGTGGAACTGCTGGCGGAGGAAAAAGGAGAGTCCTGTTACCTGAAATATCTATCTCAGTTAAAAATTGAGTATGCTTTCTGGATGGGTGGTGCCGAGGGGTTAAGTCTTTCTGAGCCAGCTTCGGCGCATGTGGTGATGATGCCTGATGGGGAATTGTTAAACCGCTTCTGGGATAAGGAAAATACACCGCGTCCGGAGGGATTCTATGAAGATCTGGAGATTTTTAATCATGCTGTTGAAGGAAGAGAAGACTTATATAGGAATATCAGGGCGGCCTGTGCATCCGGTTGGGATTTCTCCGGACGATGGTTTACAGATGGGCAGGACATCAGGACTATCAGGACAACAGATCTGATTCCTGCAGACCTCAATAGCTTGTTATGGCATCTGGAATTCACACTGGCTAAAAGTGCCAGACTGGCTAATGATGGCCTTGAAGCCGAAAATTATACAAAAAAGGCTACCCGGCGTCTTTTGGCCATTAGAAAATATTTATGGAATGAAGAGAAGGGGGGCTATTTTGATTATGACTTTAAAGGGAATGTCTCCTCTGAAGCATGGTCAGTTGCGATGGCTTTTCCCTTATTCTTCGGTCTTGCCAATGAAACTGAAGCAACGCGGGTTCTCCAACACCTTCAGGGTATTTTTCTAAAAGATGGGGGCTTGCTTACTACCCCAAATGTTACCGGACAACAGTGGGATGCTCCAAATGGATGGGCTCCTTTGCAATGGATCGGCTATAGGGCTGCACTGAATTATGGCGCCCTTTCACTTGCTTCAGGTATTGCAAAAAACTGGATAGGTACAGTTGAAAGGGTTTTTAGAACCACGGGAAAAATGATGGAAAAATACAATGTAACCGATACATCTCTTGCTGCGGGTGGGGGTGAATACCCCAATCAGAATGGATTTGGCTGGACCAATGGAGTGTATTTAAAAATGAAGATGAGTGAATAA
- a CDS encoding TonB-dependent receptor has translation MKRYLLFIVACCLLSSAETSYSKERMKVLKSIETLTGIVVDKSDQPIVGATVVIKGTRTGTSTDRDGKFALNLTPDAKVLIISAIGYKSVEQPVSASGTLKITLLEDLMELNAVVVTGSVNPLKKIESSVAITSFNSKTIQQLAPSSAADLLKHVPGFVVETSGGEVGNNLFSRGIPSAGAYEYVQIQEDGMPVFEDGALQFANADNWLRVDETISRMEALRGGSGSIFATNAPGGIINFITKTGGNDFSGTAKMTTGTSGLFRTDLNVGGALIPDRLFFNVGGFYRTENGVRNPGFKGNDGGQVKMNLKYNLDKGFIKLSYKKLNDRNLFLLPIPLTDKNNPKGIDGFNPNTGTLTSRNFSQLDVPQYGGGYFKRNLEDGVHPIVDAVGAEFKTDLGGGFTLSNNTRYTKINLEYTAIFPGAEPQTAADFAAGYKTSSGADFPVLSPEYTNAGTGAVMNPGLVAKVGYWAIDKQMKNFANNLRFDYKNDKVALSLGYYYSNWTSNQQWNWSNLLVEVSDNPQLLNLVDKSVPEGGNNRSRTYNGVTDISWLTRQAQTKGNLNAVFGNAEIKATDQLTFDIGLRYDMDRYTGYKGNSKFNSQNLDNSTAFNNDFAGTTADNSMTTTEGPYQYWEYDVNRLSGSAAASYKFAEDMAAYFRYSNGFRSPIEEAYFDNADRLDKLKPTIINQFELGYKYQARQFALFANAFYMDLDNLAFTDILLNGKSENKFAKARNYGIELEGQFTAGDFSLTINATLQDPKFNDFSGEGVNNNGNRVRRIPAFYGTIRPAYNLTKNLAIYAELNHFGKKYSDNENVFALPAFDVLNAGVSLKVKRMRFALDASNLTNTIGLTEGNPRVTTAPGSIYYARPILGRFAKLSAAFDF, from the coding sequence ATGAAAAGATATCTATTATTTATTGTGGCCTGCTGTTTACTGAGCAGTGCAGAAACGTCCTATAGTAAAGAGCGGATGAAAGTTCTTAAATCTATAGAAACCTTAACTGGGATCGTCGTTGACAAAAGTGATCAGCCTATAGTAGGAGCTACGGTGGTGATCAAAGGAACCAGGACCGGAACGTCTACAGACCGTGATGGTAAATTTGCTTTAAATCTGACCCCTGATGCAAAAGTGTTGATCATTAGTGCGATTGGCTATAAAAGTGTAGAACAGCCGGTCTCGGCTTCTGGTACATTAAAAATTACACTTTTAGAGGATTTGATGGAACTGAATGCAGTAGTGGTAACGGGTTCTGTGAATCCTTTAAAGAAGATAGAATCCAGTGTTGCCATTACCAGCTTTAACAGCAAAACCATTCAGCAACTGGCTCCATCGAGTGCAGCCGATTTATTGAAACATGTACCCGGTTTTGTGGTAGAAACTTCCGGTGGTGAGGTGGGGAATAACTTGTTTTCAAGAGGGATTCCATCCGCAGGAGCCTATGAGTATGTACAGATTCAGGAAGATGGAATGCCTGTTTTTGAAGATGGGGCATTACAATTTGCAAATGCCGATAACTGGTTACGTGTAGATGAGACGATTTCACGTATGGAGGCACTTAGAGGGGGATCTGGTTCCATTTTTGCGACCAATGCTCCGGGAGGTATCATCAATTTTATTACCAAAACAGGAGGTAATGATTTTTCCGGAACAGCTAAAATGACAACAGGGACTTCTGGATTGTTCCGTACTGACCTGAATGTTGGAGGCGCTTTGATTCCCGACAGACTATTCTTTAACGTTGGCGGTTTCTACAGGACTGAAAACGGAGTTCGTAATCCCGGATTTAAAGGGAATGATGGTGGACAAGTTAAAATGAACTTAAAATACAACCTGGATAAGGGTTTTATCAAATTGTCTTACAAGAAGCTGAATGACAGGAACCTGTTTTTATTACCTATTCCATTGACCGATAAAAATAATCCTAAGGGAATAGATGGTTTCAATCCGAATACCGGTACCCTGACTTCAAGGAATTTCAGTCAGCTGGATGTTCCTCAATACGGCGGTGGCTATTTTAAAAGAAATCTGGAAGATGGGGTGCATCCGATTGTAGATGCTGTTGGTGCAGAATTTAAAACAGATTTAGGCGGCGGTTTTACGTTAAGCAACAATACCAGATATACTAAAATCAATTTGGAATATACAGCTATATTTCCTGGAGCTGAACCGCAAACTGCCGCTGACTTTGCCGCAGGATACAAAACAAGCAGTGGTGCCGATTTTCCGGTATTAAGTCCGGAATATACTAATGCCGGCACAGGAGCAGTTATGAATCCCGGACTAGTGGCTAAAGTTGGCTACTGGGCAATTGATAAACAAATGAAAAACTTTGCCAATAACCTGAGGTTTGATTATAAGAATGATAAAGTGGCTTTATCTTTAGGCTATTATTATTCCAATTGGACATCTAACCAGCAGTGGAACTGGAGCAACTTATTGGTGGAAGTTTCGGATAATCCTCAGTTGTTAAACCTTGTAGATAAATCCGTTCCTGAAGGTGGTAACAACCGTTCCAGAACCTATAATGGTGTAACTGACATTTCCTGGTTAACCAGGCAGGCACAAACAAAAGGAAACCTGAATGCCGTTTTTGGGAATGCGGAAATTAAAGCAACTGATCAATTGACATTTGATATAGGATTACGTTATGATATGGATCGTTATACGGGATATAAAGGTAATTCCAAATTTAACTCCCAGAATCTGGACAACAGTACTGCTTTCAATAATGATTTTGCAGGCACGACAGCCGATAATTCAATGACGACAACAGAGGGGCCGTATCAATACTGGGAATATGACGTAAACCGCCTGTCAGGAAGTGCGGCGGCTAGTTATAAATTCGCGGAGGATATGGCGGCTTATTTCCGGTACAGTAATGGATTCCGCTCCCCGATTGAGGAGGCTTATTTTGACAATGCAGATCGTCTTGATAAATTAAAGCCGACCATCATCAATCAATTTGAATTGGGTTATAAGTATCAAGCCAGGCAGTTTGCCCTTTTTGCAAATGCATTCTATATGGATCTGGATAACCTGGCTTTTACAGACATTCTGCTCAACGGAAAGTCGGAAAATAAGTTTGCGAAAGCCCGTAACTATGGAATAGAACTGGAAGGTCAGTTTACTGCGGGAGACTTTAGTTTAACTATAAATGCAACATTACAGGATCCAAAATTCAATGATTTCTCTGGTGAAGGAGTGAACAATAATGGAAATAGGGTGCGCAGAATTCCAGCTTTTTACGGTACCATCCGGCCAGCTTACAACCTGACAAAGAACCTGGCAATCTATGCAGAACTGAATCATTTTGGTAAGAAATATTCAGATAATGAAAATGTATTTGCCCTGCCGGCATTTGATGTACTAAATGCTGGGGTATCCCTAAAAGTTAAACGAATGCGCTTTGCTTTGGATGCTTCGAATTTAACCAATACAATCGGACTGACAGAAGGTAATCCAAGAGTAACGACTGCCCCTGGGTCTATTTATTATGCCAGGCCAATCCTGGGCAGATTTGCCAAGCTTTCTGCAGCATTCGATTTCTAA
- a CDS encoding DUF4374 domain-containing protein, whose product MSLAHRADLIITAVMNLSTKKIAFQFASVILLACLIACQEEQTGTGSGIQKKYSIYILGKDAKEYILETNTLDSGILYPEKTGHEINEKEIDRELIVRDGYYYLLNRKKAVFRKYKVAATELKKLASAPLENFSVDNYYWISKDTLLLTGLNLTDFTQVKYALIKTDDMKVLTIGDLAIPRPSGKYTSVSTGFVERRKKQLFVGYTYHQQLGSYDYTTSDTTYLALFNYPQMTIRRIDKDIRSTYPGGTNMVQPYSFNDEKGNYYFMTCPGIALGNRADRPTGIFRINTGEDVLDKKYFFNISGSVINNHAYGIWYLGGGQAIIRTERKDLFKGLNDHYSAAHFEFYLLDLYAGKVLKKLALPLDKGTRRASIIVSGGIAYISINSTKEGNYIWLYDIKTDSLRKGLQLSGNTDFIMRIDQLKK is encoded by the coding sequence ATGAGTTTAGCACATCGCGCGGATCTTATTATTACAGCAGTGATGAACTTATCAACAAAAAAAATTGCTTTTCAATTCGCCTCAGTTATACTACTGGCTTGCCTGATTGCCTGTCAGGAAGAGCAGACCGGCACCGGCTCCGGAATACAAAAAAAGTATAGTATCTATATCTTAGGTAAAGATGCAAAAGAGTATATTTTAGAGACCAACACACTAGATAGCGGAATATTATATCCTGAAAAAACTGGCCATGAGATCAATGAAAAAGAGATCGATCGTGAACTCATTGTACGAGATGGTTATTACTACCTTCTAAACAGAAAAAAAGCTGTTTTCAGAAAATATAAAGTAGCAGCTACTGAGTTAAAAAAGCTTGCCTCTGCTCCATTAGAAAATTTCTCTGTCGACAATTATTATTGGATAAGCAAAGACACTCTTTTGTTAACCGGCCTTAACCTCACTGACTTTACTCAGGTGAAGTATGCTTTGATAAAGACAGATGACATGAAAGTCCTTACTATAGGTGATCTTGCCATCCCTCGTCCTTCAGGCAAGTACACCTCTGTATCAACTGGATTTGTTGAACGGAGAAAAAAACAACTTTTTGTGGGTTACACTTATCACCAACAACTAGGTTCTTATGATTACACGACCAGCGATACCACCTATCTTGCCCTCTTCAATTATCCACAGATGACGATCAGGAGGATTGACAAAGATATACGTTCCACCTATCCGGGAGGGACGAATATGGTACAACCCTATTCTTTCAATGATGAAAAGGGAAATTATTATTTTATGACCTGTCCCGGGATAGCACTTGGAAACCGGGCGGATCGTCCGACGGGAATATTTCGCATTAATACCGGAGAAGATGTGCTGGACAAAAAATATTTCTTTAACATTTCAGGCTCTGTCATTAACAACCATGCTTACGGAATATGGTACCTTGGAGGAGGCCAGGCTATTATCCGGACTGAAAGAAAGGATTTGTTCAAAGGGCTAAACGATCATTACAGCGCGGCTCATTTTGAATTTTATCTCCTGGATCTTTACGCCGGTAAAGTATTAAAAAAACTAGCACTGCCTTTAGATAAAGGAACCAGAAGGGCATCCATAATTGTCTCCGGAGGTATCGCCTACATTTCCATCAACTCTACGAAAGAAGGCAACTATATCTGGCTTTACGATATAAAAACAGACAGCTTAAGAAAGGGGCTGCAATTATCAGGTAATACTGATTTTATCATGAGAATCGATCAGCTTAAGAAGTAA
- a CDS encoding endopygalactorunase, with product MKKFSFLLICIFLWFLQVANAQINPSITGRTEILATENASHIVGIHKDTLTVINGSTYSYTVDTPEDLGLISTNIGRKGLLIQIRSTDGSVQKYQFSDASGTNKQEGALLEGDRLTVTSADGESRKVYYISLKEQAISGKLWLEKKKMTINAPQSLILYFTAGQRSPNARISIDLAPGIEVNMENTTVNVIGRGEVKLKDLDRQSIGKTGRNYSYSSVGNVSIKGNPSTGQTLIFDHLDLRPANGADLKVTINNVSLNKTGTYLFKARYSTSKPKVYQSAGTGTEIAALQVGNDITDFQRIPLKDLHYKEQPETYTQLSFRWSSYNKTGNIQVLQSLDEGKTWLSSLARVKPNHTAFISGLIPGRQYYFKLQFSSGKVPVFSNEVKFYSGKIDAKAFGIIANEQKDHTDLINQAIDSIAGQGGGTLLFSKGTYAVRTVHLKSNVYLYLDKDAVIKAIRGTDAPEATWFSDKKYRSGLSPTDEGPYHDPENYLVKQDVGHHYFRNSMFFGERLDNVKIIGRGLITGDGNLVTGDKVMNNPPDYRGDKMFTFKRCSNLEIGGIYTDRDLWYDPEKDEPYYIDKDGGKDFDSSSMLKIERAGHFVLLATGTDSINVHDTYFAKKEVSNARDIYDFMGCNEVEVTNIYSKVSSDDIVKPGSDCSLGFTRPAKNYRIRNIIGDTNCNLFQIGSETADDITNICIDNIYILGANKAGFSISTNDGALIRDIHLNCGHTGRIHSRSKMFRTTAPFFISISNRGRIIGADVGKYTFLENGKKREELLVKNVNIGRVENILIQGVDICEVYSGSSYGGSRWKNYDGTQKRSTSIIAGYQLPDSAAVEGGLNFRLPNGLHTGYVQNISFKDIHVLDKGGNPIADSGNTPPELGLGQYNVTNLKTLPSYGLWARHVKRLRLEKSSFNFEKPDGRHAIFLEHVQDASLRDIKMVTSKDQSQAIMLKESKNIYLDKVVYYLDQWENSPALPLVIQEKEQK from the coding sequence ATGAAGAAGTTCTCCTTTCTGTTAATCTGCATTTTCCTATGGTTTTTACAGGTTGCAAATGCCCAGATTAATCCCTCAATCACTGGCAGAACCGAAATACTTGCTACTGAAAATGCAAGTCATATTGTGGGAATCCATAAAGATACCCTCACTGTTATAAATGGCAGTACTTACTCCTATACGGTCGATACTCCTGAGGACCTGGGATTGATTTCTACAAATATCGGAAGAAAAGGACTGTTAATACAGATCAGGTCCACAGACGGTTCCGTCCAAAAATATCAGTTCAGCGACGCTTCAGGGACTAACAAACAGGAAGGAGCGTTACTCGAAGGAGACCGGCTTACAGTAACCTCAGCTGATGGAGAATCCCGGAAAGTTTACTACATTTCGTTAAAAGAGCAGGCTATCAGCGGTAAATTATGGCTGGAAAAGAAAAAGATGACGATAAATGCTCCTCAGTCACTGATACTTTATTTTACAGCAGGCCAGAGAAGTCCAAATGCAAGGATAAGCATTGATCTGGCTCCGGGAATTGAGGTGAATATGGAAAACACAACGGTCAATGTCATTGGCCGCGGGGAAGTGAAATTAAAAGATCTAGATCGTCAGTCCATCGGCAAAACTGGCAGAAATTACTCCTATTCAAGCGTAGGAAATGTCTCCATTAAAGGCAACCCGTCTACCGGGCAAACCTTAATATTCGATCATCTTGACCTTCGCCCGGCAAATGGAGCGGATCTGAAAGTCACCATTAACAATGTCAGTCTGAACAAAACAGGCACTTATTTATTCAAAGCCAGATATAGCACTTCAAAACCAAAAGTATACCAAAGCGCAGGAACCGGAACTGAAATCGCAGCACTTCAGGTAGGGAACGATATTACTGATTTTCAAAGAATTCCTCTTAAAGATTTACATTACAAAGAGCAGCCCGAAACCTATACTCAACTCAGCTTCAGATGGAGTAGCTACAATAAAACTGGCAACATACAGGTTTTACAATCGCTGGACGAGGGCAAAACATGGTTGAGTAGCTTAGCCCGCGTCAAACCAAATCACACTGCTTTCATTTCCGGATTAATACCAGGTCGCCAATATTATTTTAAACTTCAATTCAGTAGCGGGAAGGTGCCTGTTTTTTCAAATGAAGTTAAATTTTACAGCGGTAAAATCGATGCTAAAGCATTCGGCATTATCGCCAATGAACAAAAAGACCATACCGACTTAATTAACCAGGCTATCGACTCCATTGCCGGGCAAGGAGGAGGAACATTGCTTTTCAGCAAAGGAACTTACGCTGTCAGAACTGTTCACTTAAAAAGCAATGTCTATTTATATCTGGATAAAGACGCGGTTATCAAGGCGATCAGAGGTACCGACGCCCCGGAAGCAACCTGGTTCAGTGATAAAAAATACCGTTCCGGACTTTCTCCTACAGATGAAGGGCCCTATCATGATCCCGAAAATTATCTTGTCAAACAGGATGTTGGTCATCATTATTTTAGGAACTCCATGTTTTTCGGAGAACGGCTGGATAATGTAAAAATTATAGGGAGAGGACTCATTACAGGAGATGGAAACCTGGTAACAGGAGACAAGGTGATGAACAATCCTCCCGACTATAGGGGCGATAAAATGTTTACGTTTAAACGCTGCAGCAATCTGGAAATTGGCGGCATTTATACCGACCGCGACTTATGGTACGATCCTGAAAAAGATGAACCTTATTATATTGATAAAGATGGAGGCAAAGATTTTGATAGCAGTTCTATGTTGAAAATCGAGCGCGCAGGACATTTTGTATTACTGGCCACAGGAACAGACTCTATTAATGTCCATGACACCTATTTTGCAAAAAAAGAGGTATCCAATGCCAGAGACATCTACGATTTTATGGGTTGTAATGAAGTGGAAGTCACCAATATTTATTCAAAAGTAAGCTCTGATGACATCGTAAAGCCAGGCTCTGATTGCTCGCTGGGTTTTACCAGACCAGCAAAGAATTACAGAATACGAAACATTATTGGCGACACCAATTGCAACCTCTTCCAGATCGGATCGGAAACGGCCGATGACATCACTAACATATGTATAGATAATATCTATATTCTTGGGGCAAACAAAGCAGGTTTCTCTATATCTACCAATGATGGGGCACTTATACGGGATATACACCTCAACTGTGGACATACCGGAAGGATCCATTCCAGGTCTAAAATGTTCCGGACCACTGCTCCATTCTTTATTTCTATATCCAACCGAGGGAGAATTATTGGCGCAGATGTAGGAAAATATACTTTTCTGGAAAACGGAAAAAAAAGAGAGGAACTCCTGGTAAAAAATGTAAATATCGGTCGGGTAGAGAACATCCTGATTCAGGGAGTTGACATTTGCGAGGTATATAGTGGCAGTTCCTATGGTGGGAGCCGTTGGAAAAATTATGATGGCACACAAAAAAGATCAACGTCTATTATCGCAGGGTACCAACTTCCGGACTCCGCCGCTGTTGAAGGGGGATTAAACTTCCGTTTACCCAATGGCCTGCACACTGGATACGTCCAGAATATCTCATTTAAGGATATTCATGTGCTTGATAAAGGAGGAAATCCAATCGCAGATTCCGGGAACACTCCCCCCGAACTGGGCTTGGGACAGTATAATGTGACCAACCTCAAAACACTTCCTTCCTACGGTCTTTGGGCACGTCATGTGAAGAGGCTCAGACTGGAAAAAAGCAGCTTTAATTTTGAGAAGCCAGATGGCAGACATGCAATATTTCTGGAGCATGTACAAGATGCCAGCTTAAGGGATATAAAAATGGTAACATCAAAAGACCAGAGTCAGGCCATAATGCTAAAGGAGTCCAAAAACATTTATCTGGATAAGGTAGTTTATTATCTGGACCAATGGGAGAATAGCCCTGCTCTACCATTGGTAATTCAGGAAAAGGAGCAAAAATAG
- a CDS encoding YeiH family protein, which yields MTKKFLKTTNFSIHEDWTVVILGSLVILISIFFFQVPVPAFKWDNSTILFDKVLSFDNLRAMLIQFFFIVCIGGLGTWIMGKSVKNFFIGFPVVYFLTMIALVIAGNATMRSFNLEAVIFSLMIGLAISNFFKLPDWFRATLSTELFVKIGLVLLGTTVIFADILKAGSLGLIQALVVVISVWYFAFWLCKKLKIDNELTMMISSAVSICGVSAAIATSGAIKGDSKKLSYVISMVLITAIPMMIFMPYIANYFSFSQSVTGAWIGGSIDTSGAVVASGTLVGEEALKISTIVKFSQNVLLGIAAFVISIYWSYTNHTDESGARVKPTLGVIWERFPKFVLGFIGASLLFSFLLSQETVTVVKDGLKNLQGAWFALAFTSIGLETNFKDLFKHNSKSPFYAFLIAQLFNVIITLIVAFFLFG from the coding sequence ATGACTAAAAAATTCTTAAAAACCACAAATTTTTCCATCCACGAAGATTGGACTGTAGTTATTCTTGGATCACTCGTCATCCTTATTTCAATTTTCTTTTTTCAGGTGCCTGTTCCTGCTTTTAAATGGGACAATTCTACCATATTGTTTGATAAAGTCCTCAGTTTTGATAACCTCAGGGCTATGCTCATCCAGTTCTTTTTTATAGTGTGTATTGGGGGGCTGGGAACATGGATAATGGGTAAATCAGTAAAAAATTTTTTCATAGGCTTTCCGGTAGTTTATTTCCTGACAATGATCGCACTGGTGATTGCCGGCAATGCAACGATGAGGTCTTTCAATCTGGAAGCAGTAATTTTCAGTCTGATGATTGGTCTTGCCATCAGTAATTTTTTCAAATTGCCAGACTGGTTCCGTGCTACACTTTCTACGGAGCTTTTTGTAAAGATTGGATTAGTTTTACTGGGCACAACGGTAATTTTTGCAGATATTCTTAAGGCTGGCTCTCTTGGCCTGATCCAGGCACTAGTGGTCGTGATTTCTGTCTGGTACTTTGCATTCTGGCTATGTAAAAAGCTTAAGATAGACAATGAACTTACGATGATGATCTCCAGTGCGGTGTCAATTTGTGGCGTTTCAGCAGCGATTGCTACTTCAGGTGCAATTAAGGGTGATTCAAAAAAGCTCTCTTATGTGATCTCTATGGTATTAATTACAGCGATTCCTATGATGATTTTTATGCCATACATTGCCAATTACTTTTCCTTTTCACAATCAGTTACAGGAGCATGGATTGGTGGAAGTATCGACACGAGCGGAGCGGTAGTGGCATCGGGGACTTTAGTAGGAGAGGAAGCTTTAAAAATCAGTACGATAGTCAAGTTTTCTCAGAATGTTTTATTGGGAATTGCAGCTTTTGTGATTAGCATATACTGGTCATATACGAATCATACTGATGAAAGTGGTGCCAGAGTTAAGCCTACACTAGGTGTGATCTGGGAGCGCTTTCCTAAATTTGTTTTAGGCTTCATAGGCGCTTCACTGTTGTTTTCCTTCCTATTGTCACAGGAAACAGTAACTGTTGTAAAAGACGGTCTTAAAAATTTGCAGGGTGCCTGGTTTGCACTGGCATTCACGAGTATAGGTTTGGAAACTAATTTTAAGGACCTTTTTAAGCATAACAGTAAAAGCCCATTTTATGCTTTTCTGATTGCGCAACTGTTCAATGTGATCATTACTTTAATTGTAGCCTTCTTTTTGTTTGGTTAA